From the genome of Bactrocera oleae isolate idBacOlea1 chromosome 2, idBacOlea1, whole genome shotgun sequence, one region includes:
- the LOC106619085 gene encoding serendipity locus protein delta, translated as MRCLLCRVFLNECDETEDINKKSPFSRKSFHSIVEYLAKTAKPPLVATWTNQFNDCYICKTCYYDLALYDEYMVKLLEIQKRIISFLRNPELSDELIAIQALDECIEAGNVKIEEIDISNQSTTGESCTGDENNDDKTFVENSEDFKDVDEMVSNIMKDAPVRVRKYNVPAKCDICSTVFKNKTHLNRHLNVVHKPSKQIWKCEVCGIIAKDEEYLELHRNIHEGRSDLECRFCNKRYSRKINVIRHMHKHWDKKNFQCERCGIRFSELPVYYNHKLQHDAEDDPLICAICNQSFKTRRTYRNHLWVHRDDRPRYSCEICEKTFVEKYTLKVHLRCHTNKDGERNGGRRKIKPSVYQEEKSFECVICRDQFSSKDICNQHMKVQHDVILKADDIPLI; from the coding sequence atgcGTTGCCTTCTTTGCAGAGTGTTCTTAAATGAATGCGATGAAACTGAAgacattaataaaaaatctcCTTTTTCGAGAAAGTCTTTCCATTCAATTGTTGAATATTTAGCGAAAACAGCTAAACCCCCTCTTGTTGCAACATGGACTAATCAATTCAATGATTGCTATATCTGTAAAACTTGCTACTATGATCTTGCATTATACGACGAGTATATGGTCAAATTGTTGGAAATACAAAAacgtattatttcatttttgcgGAATCCAGAGCTTAGCGACGAGCTTATAGCAATACAAGCGTTGGATGAATGCATAGAAGCTGGTAATgtaaaaatagaagaaattgATATAAGTAATCAAAGCACGACCGGAGAGAGTTGTACTGGTGATGAAAATAATGATGATAAGACTTTTGTAGAAAATAGTGAAGATTTCAAGGATGTAGATGAAATGGTATCGAATATAATGAAAGACGCTCCCGTTAGAGTTCGCAAGTACAACGTTCCAGCTAAATGTGATATATGTAGTacagttttcaaaaataaaacacatttgAATCGACATTTAAACGTTGTACATAAACCATCTAAACAAATTTGGAAATGTGAAGTTTGTGGAATTATCGCAAAGGATGAAGAATATTTGGAATTGCATAGAAATATTCACGAAGGAAGGTCTGATTTGGAATGTCGGTTCTGCAATAAACGttactctcgcaaaatcaatGTTATTCGACATATGCACAAACATtgggacaaaaaaaattttcagtgtGAAAGATGTGGAATAAGGTTCTCTGAGTTACCAGTTTACTATAATCACAAATTGCAGCATGATGCTGAAGATGACCCGCTGATTTGTGCCATATGTAACCAATCATTCAAAACACGGCGTACTTATAGAAACCATTTATGGGTACATCGTGATGATCGACCACGTTATAGCTGTGAAATTTGCGAGAAGAcgtttgttgaaaaatatacacTTAAAGTTCACCTCAGATGTCATACTAATAAAGATGGAGAACGCAATGGGggaagaagaaaaattaaaccTTCGGTGTACCAGGAAGAAAAATCCTTCGAATGTGTTATATGCCGCGATCAATTTTCTTCCAAGGATATATGCAATCAACACATGAAAGTACAACACGATGTTATTTTAAAAGCGGATGACATACcacttatttga
- the LOC106619102 gene encoding beta-catenin-like protein 1, which yields MDVGELLSFKPEQTPKRPHDEDDDYLQNSTEDRSTRNIKRDEKSKRMRRIEQAKESADFVKPDVPSLDSFFGPELTEEERINILNYVENEDAEGDVLDEVGLKKLLLVFEKRNLKNQEMRIKYPDNPEKFMESEVDLHSVIQELKGVATVPDLYSVLVELHGIPSILELLAHPNTDIAVAIVDLLQEVTDVDILGESSEGAEILIEALRKQQVCALLVQNLERLNEEVKEEADGVHNSLAIVENLTEMHSDIVREAAEQGLLAWLLKRLKQKSPFDPNKLYCSEILSILIQTNNDNRLMLGTIDGIDGLLQQLAIYKRHDPSSTEEQEYMENLFNCLCSALMAKENRDRFLKGEGLQLMNLMLREKKMSRNGSLKVLDHAMSGPDGRENCNKFVDILGLRTIFPLFMKTPKRNKKHLLSSDEHEEHVCSVIASMLRNCRGAQRQRLLSKFTENDHEKVDRLLELHLKYLEKVEIVDREIDQQEKNTEIDEDEEAENNYIKRLTGGLFTLQRIDYIILEVSATADTVKQRVVQILNLRGSSMKTIRNVMREYAGNLGDDGDADWKEQEQSHIVSLIDRF from the exons ATGGATGTCGGTGAACTACTATCATTCAAA CCTGAGCAGACTCCAAAACGTCCACATGATGAGGATGATGATTACTTACAAAATTCGACAGAAGACAGATCTACCAGAAATATTAAGAGGGATGAAAAATCCAAACGAATGCGACGGATTGAGCAAGCCAAAGAGTCGGCAGATTTCGTGAAACCTGACGTACCATCTTTGGATTCCTTTTTCGGTCCTGAGCTAACTGAAGAAGAGCGAATCAATATATTGAATTATGTAGAGAACGAAGATGCGGAAGGTGACGTACTTGATGAAGTTGGACTTAAGAAATTGCTATTGGTTTTTGAAAAACGTAATTTAAAAAACCAGGAAATGAGAATCAAATATCCTGATAACCCAGAAAAGTTTATGGAATCTGAAGTTGATCTGCATTCAGTCATACAAGAGTTAAAAGGAGTTGCGACCGTGCCAGATCTCTACTCTGTATTGGTGGAATTGCATGGCATACCTAGTATCTTAGAATTACTTGCACATCCAAACACAGATATAGCTGTTGCCATAGTAGATCTCTTACAAGAAGTCACCGATGTAGATATATTAG gAGAGAGTAGTGAGGGCGCAGAAATTTTGATTGAAGCTTTACGTAAACAACAGGTTTGTGCACTTTTAGTACAAAATTTAGAACGTCTCAACGAAGAAGTTAAAGAAGAAGCAGATGGAGTCCATAACTCCTTGGCAATCGTGgaaaatttaacagaaatgcATAGTGATATTGTTAGGGAAGCAGCAGAGCAAGGTTTACTTGCTTGGCTACTTAAAAGGCTCAAACAAAAGTCACCTTTTGATCCCAATAAACTGTATTGCAGTGAAATACTTTCCATactaatacaaacaaacaatgaTAATCGTCTGATGCTTGGCACTATTGATGGCATTGACGGATTATTGCAACAGCTAGCTATTTATAAGCGACATGATCCATCCTCTACGGAAGAACAGGAATATATGGAAAATCTGTTCAATTGCCTTTGCTCAGCGCTGATGGCTAAGGAAAACAGGGATCGTTTTCTAAAAGGCGAAGGCTTGCAGCTTATGAATTTAATGTtaagagagaaaaaaatgtcAAGAAATGGTTCACTGAAAGTGCTTGATCATGCTATGTCTGGACCAGATGGTCGTGAGAATTGTAATAAATTCGTAGACATACTTGGACTTCGTACAATTTTCCCATTATTCATGAAGACACCGAAACGCAATAAGAAACACCTATTATCATCGGATGAACACGAGGAGCATGTTTGTTCCGTGATAGCTTCGATGTTGAGAAATTGTAGAGGAGCGCAACGACAGAGACTGCTATCGAAATTCACCGAGAATGACCATGAAAAAGTAGATCGGTTGCTAGAGTTGCATTTGAAATACTTGGAAAAAGTAGAAATCGTAGACCGAGAAATAGATCAACAAGAGAAG aatACTGAAATCGATGAAGATGAGGAAGCTGAAAATAATTACATCAAGCGACTGACAGGTGGACTTTTCACGCTGCAGCGAATAGACTATATTATTTTAGAAGTATCAGCTACTGCGGATACGGTTAAACAACGTGTTGTACAGATTTTGAATTTACGCGGTTCATCAATGAAAACTATCCGGAATGTTATGCGAG AATACGCCGGGAATTTGGGCGACGACGGTGATGCCGATTGGAAGGAACAAGAACAATCACATATCGTTTCATTGATTGATAGGTTCTAA
- the LOC106619086 gene encoding serendipity locus protein beta translates to MNAGNSESYQKKCFLCRRKILSTQNQRLVDSSACPASKKSFRDVLSYLARHANSELHIGYGESVCITCHFDVVEYDTYLMKALKKQRALLDLIEKAVLGIDSDFDNEFDSDMSALDELTNDHFFDDAQISDSEIAQTIDDAIAEKSENHSISSCGINRRNRAVGTKCDFCAMRFQTKSGLKKHITNVHKKFKCELCNYSHRNEEYVMLHMNTHDGRNENQCRFCDKEFSTKISTIRHMEVHFNSKKYQCDKCGLCFSQTTVLYNHKLQHEAEEQPLQCEICSQVFKTKRTYRHHMITHRADRPRYKCEYCTKTFTEKYTLKVHKRAHPEAMDSSDVAQAKEQQQNTPPENEEVQTQDIKLNCVICDQIFTAKDHLNKHMEKEHDVIIKSLTINNFSEFDVVDDESKKACHICGQMFSAQANLDYHLKYVHTSTF, encoded by the coding sequence ATGAACGCTGGGAATTCAGAAAGTTatcaaaaaaagtgttttttatgTCGGAGGAAAATCTTATCTACGCAAAATCAGAGACTCGTCGACAGCAGTGCATGTCCCGCATCAAAGAAATCCTTTAGGGATGTATTATCTTACTTGGCCCGTCACGCGAATTCTGAGCTACATATTGGCTATGGCGAATCTGTTTGTATAACATGTCATTTTGATGTAGTGGAATACGACACCTATCTTATGAAAGCTTTAAAGAAGCAACGCGCCCTTCTTGATTTAATAGAAAAAGCAGTTTTGGGAATTGATTCAGACTTTGATAATGAATTTGATTCGGATATGAGCGCACTGGACGAATTGACCAATGACCATTTCTTTGACGATGCTCAAATATCTGATTCTGAAATTGCGCAAACTATAGATGATGCTATTGCAGAAAAATCGGAGAATCATTCAATAAGTTCATGTGGAATAAATAGAAGAAATCGTGCGGTTGGGACTAAGTGTGATTTTTGTGCCATGCGATTTCAAACCAAATCGGGGTTAAAAAAGCATATAACAAATGTACATAAGAAATTTAAATGTGAATTGTGTAATTACAGTCATCGTAATGAAGAGTACGTAATGCTACACATGAACACACATGATGGTCGAAATGAGAACCAATGTCGTTTTTGTGACAAAGAATTTTCCACAAAAATTAGCACAATTCGTCATATGGAAGtacatttcaattcaaaaaagtATCAATGCGATAAGTGCGGCCTTTGTTTTTCACAAACAACAGTGTTGTACAATCATAAACTACAACACGAAGCTGAAGAACAACCACTTCAGTGTGAGATTTGTTCACAAGTTTTTAAAACAAAGCGCACGTACCGTCATCATATGATTACACATCGGGCGGACCGGCCTCGTTATAAATGTGAATATTGCACTAAAACGTTTACTGAAAAATATACCCTTAAAGTTCACAAACGTGCGCATCCTGAAGCCATGGATTCCAGCGACGTTGCACAAGCAAAGGAGCAGCAACAAAATACCCCACCAGAGAATGAAGAAGTGCAAACCCAAGATATCAAATTAAATTGTGTAATTTGTGATCAAATATTTACAGCTAAGGATCATCTAAATAAACATATGGAGAAAGAGCATGACGTTATAATTAAATCCTTAACGATCAATAATTTTTCTGAATTTGATGTAGTCGATGACGAGTCAAAGAAAGCTTGTCATATATGCGGTCAAATGTTCAGTGCACAAGCAAATTTAGACTATCATCTTAAATATGTTCACACGagtacattttaa
- the LOC106619083 gene encoding serendipity locus protein delta: MRVSAVWQHFDKVDEGRRVKCKECNKLLKYNKSTTTLSFHLRAMHGIDTAKPKAEVDFTDTGSTIRELTSEYCFLCGKPDKHSNQTFQNIETCKVPASGKPVQVVLQHLAHCVKTNLVFQGVASICLECCDELAEYDNLMVNLLSFQKRLTERLRSVLSGELKLELIDYEESIAEAMIVEDDGQVEDAFDPGMEAKEEFIEIVGNEESVESTIQDDESMHSDKDFNDDEDEWNADKMFGEKSQECVVCGLIFKTKSELQRHINSAHDIKQFVCPVCGVVRRDQEYLELHMNLHEGKTEYECRYCDKRFTRPVNTLRHMRKHWDKKEYQCEKCGERFSLDNMLYNHRMRHEAEENPLICSICNQSFRSRKTYNHHMLIHQENRPRHHCTHCSKSFTERYTLKMHMKSHNIELPSTRLKMAQLFDEQELNETKLAVSTLISKFDTSPQKEFSCVICSRSFENKENLEKHLESDHDVILGDDNNQ, encoded by the exons ATGCGAGTGAGTGCAGTTTGGCAGCATTTTGACAAAGTTGACGAAGGGAGAAGAGTAAAGTGCAAAGAGtgtaataaattgttaaaatacaacaaaagcacGACAACACTTTCGTTTCATCTAAGAGCTATGCACGGAATAGACACAG CAAAACCTAAGGCTGAAGTTGATTTTACTGACACTGGAAGTACCATTCGAGAATTAACCAGCGAATATTGCTTCTTGTGTGGTAAACCAGATAAACATTCGAATCAAACATTCCAAAATATTGAAACATGCAAAGTGCCGGCTTCTGGAAAACCAGTTCAGGTCGtattacaacaccttgcccatTGTGTAAAAACAAATCTGGTATTTCAAGGAGTCGCAAGTATTTGTTTGGAATGTTGCGATGAATTAGCCGAATATGATAATTTAATGGTTAATCTGCTTTCATTTCAAAAACGTTTAACTGAAAGATTACGGTCGGTTTTATCTGGCGAACTGAAGTTAGAACTGATCGATTATGAAGAGTCTATTGCTGAAGCAATGATCGTTGAAGACGATGGTCAGGTAGAAGATGCCTTTGATCCTGGTATGGAGGCCAAAGAAGAATTTATAGAAATAGTTGGAAATGAGGAAAGTGTTGAAAGCACAATTCAAGATGATGAAAGCATGCACAGTGACAAAGACTTTAATGATGATGAGGATGAATGGAACGCTGATAAAATGTTTGGGGAGAAGAGTCAGGAATGTGTTGTTTgtggattaatttttaaaacgaaatcTGAACTTCAAAGGCATATAAACTCAGCGCATGacataaaacaatttgtttgccCTGTCTGTGGTGTAGTCCGTAGAGATCAAGAATATTTGGAATTACATATGAATCTGCATGAAGGTAAGACAGAGTACGAGTGTCGGTACTGTGATAAACGCTTCACTAGACCAGTAAATACATTACGCCACATGCGTAAACATTGGGACAAAAAGGAATATCAATGCGAAAAATGTGGAGAACGATTTTCTTTAGATAATATGCTTTACAATCATCGTATGCGTCATGAGGCCGAAGAAAATCCGCTTATTTGCAGTATATGTAACCAGTCATTTAGGTCAAGAAAAACGTATAATCATCACATGCTTATTCACCAAGAAAATAGGCCACGACACCATTGCACACACTGCTCAAAGTCCTTCACCGAACGTTATACGCTAAAAATGCATATGAAATCACATAATATTGAACTTCCATCTACCCGCTTAAAAATGGCACAACTATTTGACGAGCAGGAACTTAACGAAACTAAGTTAGCCGTATCTACGCTAATCTCGAAATTTGACACATCTCCCCAGAAAGAGTTTAGCTGTGTAATTTGCAGCCGATcatttgaaaataaagaaaatttggaGAAACATTTGGAAAGCGATCATGATGTTATTTTAGGTGATGATAACAACCAATAA
- the ScsbetaA gene encoding succinate--CoA ligase [ADP-forming] subunit beta, mitochondrial yields MAALLARTGILNEIVNPKVGQKILALATSGSLQKRNLNVQEHVSYTLLNGAGIPTPKFGVAKSGQEAKEIAQKLDTNNLVLKAQVLAGGRGKGHFKNGLKGGVRVVNTPTEAQEIASKMVNQLLVTKQTGAAGRICNSVMVAERKFPRREFYFAVMMERAFNGPVIIASSQGGVNIEEVAAENPDAIVYEPIDIKVGLTPDQAAKVVNSVGLGEFQEETVKMLMNMYQLFVKKDALLIEINPYAEDALEGFFALDAKFRFDDNAEFRQKELFALRDWTQEDPKEVEAAKFDLNYIALDGTIGCMVNGAGLAMATMDIIKLYGGDPANFLDVGGGATAQAVKEAFKIITADPKVHCILVNIFGGIMRCDVIAEGIIAAAKDLNMKMPIVVRLQGTNVTEARELIRQSGLRIIPRHDLDEAANLSVHLAQIVHLAREMNMDVSFEIPDSVNKKPAPKGGSDEGGSPICKPKKKITCDKKPK; encoded by the exons ATGGCTGCTTTATTGGCTCGGACGGGTATTTTGAATGAAATCGTAAACCCAAAGGTTGGGCAAAAG ATTCTTGCGCTTGCGACCAGTGGAAGTCTGCAGAAAAGGAACCTTAATGTTCAAGAACATGTCTCATACACTTTACTTAATGGAGCAGGTATCCCAACCCCAAA GTTTGGTGTAGCAAAGTCTGGTCAAGAAGCTAAAGAAATTGCCCAAAAACTTGACACGAATAATCTTGTGTTGAAAGCGCAAGTTTTAGCTGGTGGACGTGGTAAAGGTCATTTTAAAAATGGCTTAAAGGGTGGTGTACGCGTTGTCAATAC ACCTACTGAAGCGCAAGAAATTGCCAGCAAGATGGTGAATCAACTTTTAGTAACCAAGCAAACTGGCGCTGCTGGTCGCATCTGTAATTCTGTTATGGTTGCGGAGCGTAAATTCCCACGCCGCGAATTCTATTTTGCCGTTATGATGGAGCGCGCCtttaat GGTCCAGTTATCATTGCTTCGTCTCAAGGTGGTGTTAATATTGAGGAAGTGGCTGCAGAAAATCCTGATGCTATTGTTTATGAACCAATTGATATTAAGGTTGGATTGACACCTGATCAAGCAGCTAAGGTGGTGAATTCCGTTGGTTTGGGCGAATTCCAAGAGGAAACCGTAAAAATGCTAATGAACATGTATCAGCTGTTCGTAAAGAAGGACGCTTTACTCATTGAAATTAATCCTTATGCAGAGGATGCTCTCGAAGGCT TCTTCGCATTGGATGCTAAATTCCGTTTTGATGATAATGCTGAATTTCGTCAGAAGGAATTGTTTGCATTACGTGATTGGACCCAAGAGGACCCCAAAGAAGTGGAGGCAGCTAAATTCGATTTAAACTACATCGCTTTAGACGGTACTATCGGCTGCATGGTTAACGGAGCTGGTTTAGCCATGGCCACTATGGATATTATTAAACTCTACGGTGGGGACCCAGCTAATTTCCTTGATGTCGGTGGCGGCGCAACCGCACAAGCTGTGAAGGAAGCCTTCAAGATTATTACTGCCGACCCAAAAGTTCACTGTATTCTAGTTAACATTTTCGGTGGTATTATGCGTTGTGATGTTATTGCCGAGGGCATTATTGCTGCCGCCAAagatttgaatatgaaaatgcCAATTGTAGTTAGACTGCAG GGCACAAATGTGACCGAAGCACGAGAATTGATTCGTCAATCAGGTTTGAGGATTATACCACGTCACGATTTGGATGAAGCTGCCAATTTGTCTGTGCATTTGGCTCAGATCGTTCATTTAGCGCGAGAAATGAACATGGATGTTAGCTTCGAGATCCCAGACAGTGTGAA CAAAAAGCCTGCTCCGAAAGGTGGTAGTGATGAAGGCGGCAGTCCCATTTGCAAACCCAAGAAAAAAATCACTTGTGACAAAAAACCGAAATGA
- the LOC106619116 gene encoding uncharacterized protein, producing the protein MKAFVVAGICLISIVSLSSAQFSNGRVLDPPNPQLCAQRIIHEKTPDGKGYFFSWRDSQLKGVEEDWLTARNFCRRRCMDSVSLETSLENEWIKQRVVNENVKYIWTSGRLCDFKGCDRPDLQPTNVNGWFWTATLQKLAPTSERSQGDWSPSGGIGLPQPDNREYKQNGAPENCLALLNQFYNDGVNWHDVACHHKKPFVCEENDALLKYVRYTNPNLRI; encoded by the exons ATGAAAGCATTCGTCGTAGCCGGTATTTGCTTGATTAGCATTGTTAGTTTAAGCTCTGCACAATTCTCCAATGGACGCGTTTTGGATCCACCCAATCCACAATTGTGCGCTCAAAGGATTATACACGAAAAGACACCCGATGGTAAAGG CTACTTCTTCTCGTGGCGCGACTCACAATTGAAAGGTGTGGAAGAAGATTGGTTGACAGCCAGAAACTTCTGCCGCAGACGTTGCATGGACTCAGTTTCATTGGAAACTAGCTTAGAAAATGAATGGATTAAACAACGCGTGGTTAACGAAAAC GTGAAATATATCTGGACCAGTGGCCGCTTATGCGACTTCAAGGGTTGTGATCGTCCCGATTTGCAGCCCACCAACGTTAATGGCTGGTTCTGGACCGCAACTTTGCAAAAATTGGCGCCAACTTCCGAGCGCTCCCAGGGTGATTGGTCGCCAAGTGGCGGTATTGGTCTGCCCCAGCCTGACAATCGTGAATACAAACAGAACGGTGCTCCCGAAAATTGCTTGGCTCTGCTCAACCAATTCTACAATGATGGCGTCAACTGGCATGACGTCGCCTGTCATCACAAGAAACCATTCGTATGCGAGGAAAACGATGCCTTGCTGAAGTACGTCCGCTATACAAACCCAAACTTGCGCATTTAA
- the RpL32 gene encoding large ribosomal subunit protein eL32, with amino-acid sequence MTIRPAYRPKIVKKRTKHFIRHQSDRYAKLSHKWRKPKGIDNRVRRRFKGQYLMPNIGYGSNKRTRHMLPTGFKKFLVHNVRELEVLLMQNREYCGEIAHGVSSKKRKEIVERAKQLSIRLTNPNSRLRSQENE; translated from the exons ATGACGATCCGCCCCGCATACAGGCCCAAAATTGTGAAGAAGCGGACCAAGCACTTCATCCGCCATCAATCGGACCGCTACGCAAAGCTTTCG CATAAATGGCGAAAACCAAAAGGTATTGACAACAGAGTACGTCGCCGTTTTAAGGGTCAGTACCTGATGCCTAACATTGGTTATGGTTCCAACAAACGTACCCGTCATATGCTGCCAACTGGCTTCAAGAAATTCTTGGTACACAATGTTCGTGAGTTGGAGGTGCTGTTAATGCAAAATCGTGAATATTGCGGAGAAATCGCTCACGGCGTATCTTCCAAAAAGCGGAAGGAAATTGTTGAGCGCGCCAAGCAGCTGTCAATTCGTCTCACCAATCCCAACAGTCGCTTGCGATCACAGGAGAACGAATAA